In a single window of the Nicotiana tomentosiformis chromosome 10, ASM39032v3, whole genome shotgun sequence genome:
- the LOC104106982 gene encoding beta-arabinofuranosyltransferase RAY1 isoform X4 → MLLNLCHCHFLLKVRYFWMVQLLPYLQRQGLLWVPLGKGRLLLFDLGLAYHQTLLLFCSANNLLFSPLLNYLVPASQLIPTSISHFIQTMKHAHKLDHDWLLFSSSKSVSHFPFHLDADGKHWLQDDGSRVKTRKLQDFVSQDWKWNLCDGKMLIAWNNGDLPLHKGVLPPFLYGKGLHNRWLINEALLSDFRFVFDASWSISNLNLNDLDQDFNRTSEDFLGLATGKRFWEVTGNSNLAMLYGSLYFHEQNFSNIFRLFQCGGDYLFVNSAKMVVYPLRYKGSLSLRKQVMSKSTREKKTLECVDTIRSTKGANDCSVEDYWTVSTPISLPLSLDILLSLRADKNKTVVLAVVGYSYKEMLMSWVCRLNHLQISNFLVCALDDNIYDFSILQGLPVFKYANLETKISFDNCHFGTECFQKVTKVKSRIVLQILKLGYNVLMSDVDIYWFKNPLPLLSSFGPAVLVAQSDEYKLTGPINLPRRLNSGFYYAYSDVTTIAALEKVVKHAANSNLSEQPSFYDTLCGEGGYNRIDDSRCLEPQTNVTVQFLDRDLFPNGAYKDLWQESNVKEACLMKGCFIIHNNWISGRRKKLERQVPSGLWEYDMSTRMCLQTWHKTKVVYF, encoded by the exons ATGCTACTCAACTTATGCCATTGCCATTTTCTTTTAAAGGTCAGATACTTTTGGATGGTCCAACTATTACCATATTTACAGCGCCAAGGCCTTTTGTGGGTTCCATTGGGGAAAGGCAGGCTCTTGCTGTTCGATCTTGGCTTGGCTTATCACCAGACATTACTGTTGTTCTGTTCAGCCAACAACCTTCTGTTTTCTCCTTTGCTGAATTATTTAGTCCCCGCGTCTCAGTTGATCCCAACATCGATTTCAC ACTTCATTCAAACTATGAAACATGCTCATAAACTTGATCATGATTGGCTCCTGTTTTCTTCATCAAAAAGTGTTTCCCACTTCCCATTTCACTTGGATGCAGATGGAAAACATTGGCTTCAAGATGATGGAAGCCGAGTGAAGACCCGAAAG TTGCAGGATTTCGTTTCACAAGATTGGAAATGGAACCTTTGTGACGGAAAAATGCTAATAGCTTGGAACAATGGAGATCTTCCGTTGCATAAAGGAGTCCTCCCCCCATTTCTATATGGAAAGGGGCTTCATAACCGCTGGCTTATAAATGAAGCTCTGCTCTCTGATTTCAGATTTGTCTTTGATGCTAGTTGGTCCATATCCAATTTGAACCTTAATGATCTTGACCAGGATTTCAATCGCACAAGTGAAGATTTTCTTGGCCTGGCTACTGGAAAAAGGTTTTGGGAAGTGACGGGGAACTCCAATTTAGCAATGCTTTATGGATCATTATATTTCCATGAACAGAACTTCTCTAACATATTTAGACTTTTTCAGTGTGGAGGAGACTATCTCTTCGTAAATTCTGCAAAAATGGTTGTTTACCCTTTGAGGTACAAAGGATCATTGAGTTTAAGAAAACAAGTTATGTCCAAGTCAACAAGAGAGAAGAAAACTTTGGAATGCGTTGATACTATCAGATCAACTAAGGGGGCTAATGACTGCTCTGTGGAGGACTACTGGACTGTGTCGACGCCAATTTCGCTTCCTTTATCTTTAGATATATTACTGTCACTTCGTGCAGACAAAAATAAGACAGTTGTGCTAGCAGTTGTTGGGTATAGTTACAAAGAGATGCTAATGAGTTGGGTCTGCAGGCTGAACCATCTCCAGATCTCTAACTTTTTGGTCTGTGCTCTTGACGATAATATATATGATTTCTCCATCTTGCAG GGCCTTCCCGTCTTCAAGTATGCCAATCTTGAAACCAAGATCAGCTTCGACAACTGTCATTTTGGAACTGAATGCTTTCAAAAAGTAACCAAAGTTAAGTCCAGAATCGTTCTGCAGATACTGAAGCTTGGTTACAATGTATTAATGAGCGATGTTGACATTTATTGGTTCAAGAATCCACTTCCCTTGCTTAGCTCATTTGGCCCGGCAGTTCTTGTGGCACAATCAGATGAATACAAGTTGACAG GACCTATAAACTTACCTCGACGTCTGAATTCTGGTTTCTATTATGCTTATTCGGATGTTACGACTATTGCTGCTCTTGAGAAGGTTGTGAAGCATGCAGCAAACTCAAATCTTTCTGAGCAACCAAGCTTCTATGATACTTTGTGCGGGGAAGGTGGATACAATCGCATAGATGATAGCAGATGCTTAGAACCTCAAACGAATGTGACCGTTCAATTCCTGGACAGAGACCTCTTTCCGAATGGCGCATACAAAGATCTTTGGCAAGAAAGCAATGTGAAGGAAGCCTGTTTGATGAAGGGCTGTTTTATTATTCATAACAACTGGATTAGTGGGAGAAGGAAAAAGCTAGAACGTCAAGTGCCATCAGGGCTCTGGGAATACGATATGAGCACAAGAATGTGTTTGCAGACGTGGCACAAGACAaaagttgtgtatttttga
- the LOC104106982 gene encoding beta-arabinofuranosyltransferase RAY1 isoform X5: protein MKISNPLFLSLTTMNFFQSILFPFLYNNKVRYFWMVQLLPYLQRQGLLWVPLGKGRLLLFDLGLAYHQTLLLFCSANNLLFSPLLNYLVPASQLIPTSISHGKHWLQDDGSRVKTRKLQDFVSQDWKWNLCDGKMLIAWNNGDLPLHKGVLPPFLYGKGLHNRWLINEALLSDFRFVFDASWSISNLNLNDLDQDFNRTSEDFLGLATGKRFWEVTGNSNLAMLYGSLYFHEQNFSNIFRLFQCGGDYLFVNSAKMVVYPLRYKGSLSLRKQVMSKSTREKKTLECVDTIRSTKGANDCSVEDYWTVSTPISLPLSLDILLSLRADKNKTVVLAVVGYSYKEMLMSWVCRLNHLQISNFLVCALDDNIYDFSILQGLPVFKYANLETKISFDNCHFGTECFQKVTKVKSRIVLQILKLGYNVLMSDVDIYWFKNPLPLLSSFGPAVLVAQSDEYKLTGPINLPRRLNSGFYYAYSDVTTIAALEKVVKHAANSNLSEQPSFYDTLCGEGGYNRIDDSRCLEPQTNVTVQFLDRDLFPNGAYKDLWQESNVKEACLMKGCFIIHNNWISGRRKKLERQVPSGLWEYDMSTRMCLQTWHKTKVVYF, encoded by the exons ATGAAAATCTCTAATCCCTTATTCTTATCACTAACAACAATGAACTTCTTTCAATCTATTCTCTTCCCATTTCTCTACAACAACAAG GTCAGATACTTTTGGATGGTCCAACTATTACCATATTTACAGCGCCAAGGCCTTTTGTGGGTTCCATTGGGGAAAGGCAGGCTCTTGCTGTTCGATCTTGGCTTGGCTTATCACCAGACATTACTGTTGTTCTGTTCAGCCAACAACCTTCTGTTTTCTCCTTTGCTGAATTATTTAGTCCCCGCGTCTCAGTTGATCCCAACATCGATTTCAC ATGGAAAACATTGGCTTCAAGATGATGGAAGCCGAGTGAAGACCCGAAAG TTGCAGGATTTCGTTTCACAAGATTGGAAATGGAACCTTTGTGACGGAAAAATGCTAATAGCTTGGAACAATGGAGATCTTCCGTTGCATAAAGGAGTCCTCCCCCCATTTCTATATGGAAAGGGGCTTCATAACCGCTGGCTTATAAATGAAGCTCTGCTCTCTGATTTCAGATTTGTCTTTGATGCTAGTTGGTCCATATCCAATTTGAACCTTAATGATCTTGACCAGGATTTCAATCGCACAAGTGAAGATTTTCTTGGCCTGGCTACTGGAAAAAGGTTTTGGGAAGTGACGGGGAACTCCAATTTAGCAATGCTTTATGGATCATTATATTTCCATGAACAGAACTTCTCTAACATATTTAGACTTTTTCAGTGTGGAGGAGACTATCTCTTCGTAAATTCTGCAAAAATGGTTGTTTACCCTTTGAGGTACAAAGGATCATTGAGTTTAAGAAAACAAGTTATGTCCAAGTCAACAAGAGAGAAGAAAACTTTGGAATGCGTTGATACTATCAGATCAACTAAGGGGGCTAATGACTGCTCTGTGGAGGACTACTGGACTGTGTCGACGCCAATTTCGCTTCCTTTATCTTTAGATATATTACTGTCACTTCGTGCAGACAAAAATAAGACAGTTGTGCTAGCAGTTGTTGGGTATAGTTACAAAGAGATGCTAATGAGTTGGGTCTGCAGGCTGAACCATCTCCAGATCTCTAACTTTTTGGTCTGTGCTCTTGACGATAATATATATGATTTCTCCATCTTGCAG GGCCTTCCCGTCTTCAAGTATGCCAATCTTGAAACCAAGATCAGCTTCGACAACTGTCATTTTGGAACTGAATGCTTTCAAAAAGTAACCAAAGTTAAGTCCAGAATCGTTCTGCAGATACTGAAGCTTGGTTACAATGTATTAATGAGCGATGTTGACATTTATTGGTTCAAGAATCCACTTCCCTTGCTTAGCTCATTTGGCCCGGCAGTTCTTGTGGCACAATCAGATGAATACAAGTTGACAG GACCTATAAACTTACCTCGACGTCTGAATTCTGGTTTCTATTATGCTTATTCGGATGTTACGACTATTGCTGCTCTTGAGAAGGTTGTGAAGCATGCAGCAAACTCAAATCTTTCTGAGCAACCAAGCTTCTATGATACTTTGTGCGGGGAAGGTGGATACAATCGCATAGATGATAGCAGATGCTTAGAACCTCAAACGAATGTGACCGTTCAATTCCTGGACAGAGACCTCTTTCCGAATGGCGCATACAAAGATCTTTGGCAAGAAAGCAATGTGAAGGAAGCCTGTTTGATGAAGGGCTGTTTTATTATTCATAACAACTGGATTAGTGGGAGAAGGAAAAAGCTAGAACGTCAAGTGCCATCAGGGCTCTGGGAATACGATATGAGCACAAGAATGTGTTTGCAGACGTGGCACAAGACAaaagttgtgtatttttga